The sequence ctcatgaatttcatataaaatgtatagatataataaacaattcgtGGAAAacccataataccattaagaatatttggtgtaattagggatacgttcgtgTAACCTGATTATACTgataaaagcaattcgaattatgcgtacgcgcaatttcgagcgaatatttaataaaagggatttcttcgaggatgtaaaaataatttcatataacccgggatgtgcagttcactgtttaaatataagggtggtgacgttcttaattttattttaaatcacgaacatatgaatttgtaataaaggatataatatgatcaattatattgtgtacacgtatgcgtgacatgatccccgtaattacgaaaggtatataatacgaatatacgtacgtataattcgtttatataattgtaaacaataagtaaaaacggtagtaaaatcatgcaataaaaacgtatttagtaaaaatcaagataattaagccaataataaaaacagttgagcgaccgtgctagaaccacggaattctgaaatgcctaacaccttcttctggattaacagaattccttactcaggatttctggttctcagaataataaacagagtcatattctcctcgattcagggattaaaaccggtgacttgggacgccttaaaattcccaggtggcgactctgaaataattaaataaatcccgtttcgactgtccttcaattggagaaaactcccccacgcgccccgcgggcgcggtaaaaaggaggtgcgacacacCCTAGTTTGTTTTAAATACTTTGCTTGCGTGTATCTAGTATGCCGTACGTATTTTGTGAGAATGAAATTTTCTCTTATGGCTGATTGTTTGGTTTATTTGATTGATAAGCTTTTCttagtttaataaataaaattgatAGAACATAATATTTAAGTGTTAGTTTCTTAAGGAAGAATTCATGTTCACTTTCTTTATTAAAAACTTTGACATGGCAGAATTGATATGGATTTAAGTTATTAATATTTAGCAAAGTCTTGGAAATAATTGGATCGTATCCTACTGTTTGTATGTTTAGGTTACTCATATCTTATATTAGTACGTTTTCTAGTTTTGTCTACtttattagttaattatttaattttattataagtccTTGATTGATAGTGATAACAGTAGAAGAAATCAAAGGGGTCATAGATTGTGATAAGTAGAATTAGCAAGCTGGCCCATACTAAATAGTGTAGCCTTTTAAGACAAATAATTTAAGTACTAAAACTGCACGCgttagtttatttttagacatatctCCACATATTCATTCCAGGCCTTACAATAATcttaaattacttttttttttagaaaaataattcaagtgcgcttaaataattaaatatcatgGCTATGTATATGGTCTCCGTGGTATAATTGTGATATGTAACAAAATAAATATTCGTAAGCGTGACTTATTTCAAGATAACTTTTCATAATtttaatcaagcaataaaagcggaCATGGGTAAAAGATAAGAACCAATAAAACACaatttatccaaaaataatataagccaaatgtagtcaataaagcgaccgtgatagaaccacgggactcagggatgccttacaccttctccgcggtcaacaaaattccttacccgaactttgttttttgcagaccaataataatagagtcaaaccaaataaaaagtgacttggaacaccaacaaaaattaattccatgtgacgactctgtaaataaataattcttatttcaaatttgtcactttagtTGGAAAAGATCTTTAACCCACAATCTATAACAACACATTATCTTTCGGAGGGGTACAAAAAGGGTGCGACAATATTAATCGAGTGAGACGTTTATAAAGAGATAAATGTAACCAAATATTCGTATGATTAGAACTATTTCAAAGgtataaaaaaaacttaaaaagatAGTAATATAAACAATATAGACTAAGTGGTTTTTAttgaaaatagtgaaatataactcTTAAATTGAGTTTGAATGAGATTAATTTTGACTTtcgaaaataaaggaaaaataattaatgaataCAGAGTAGAAAATAGAACAACGTCAGAAACTATAGCGAAACCACTCGACCAAGTGGGAAAAGCCAAAGGAATGGACCAAATACTCTGCCTAATAAGTATTGCTATTGAATCAGACAAACAGCTTTATAAAAAGACAAAGACAAGCTTAGGACACAGTACCAATCACATGGACAAACTTGTCATTTTCTTCGgcccacccaaatgcccattcattACCTTCCTTTGTCGTCTTCGATAATCATCTCTATAGCCCCATAGCATGTGCTCCCCTTTAATCCACCATTAACCACCCCCCTACCCCTTTTCAACCCCACCCACCCCTACTAGCAACCCCCGAATCGAGGGAATAAAAGTCCTCCTCCTTTATCCTTTGATTTCCTCATTCAGATCTATCAAATGAAGCGGCAATTCGACGGCGGAGAAACCGATTGTGCTAATTTCGCCGCCGGCGAAGgggagttgaagaagaagatgaaacaaGTTATAGAGTCGGAGGAAGACAAAAGGTTGCCGATGAAGCGGCAATTCGATGCCGGAGAAACTAACTGCACAGCCTCCGCCGGAGACGGTGACttcaagaagaagatgaagatggaggAGATTATAGAGTCGGAGGCGGTGTTGTTGGATGAGAATCTGCTGTACGAAGTGCTGAAACACGTGGACGGGCGCACGTTAGCTACGGCAGCGTGCGTTAGCAAGCAGTGGAACCAGACGGCACTAGATGAGCGGCTCTGGGAGCTGATCTGCACAAAGCACAACCGGAACCAACAACAGCAGCTCCGCGCCGTCGTCCTCGCTCTCGGCGGTTTCCGACGGCTCTACTCGCTTTACCTCTGGCCACTCTCAAAGCCGTCGCCGCCTCCATCGT is a genomic window of Nicotiana tabacum cultivar K326 chromosome 16, ASM71507v2, whole genome shotgun sequence containing:
- the LOC107763036 gene encoding F-box protein GID2-like, yielding MKRQFDGGETDCANFAAGEGELKKKMKQVIESEEDKRLPMKRQFDAGETNCTASAGDGDFKKKMKMEEIIESEAVLLDENLLYEVLKHVDGRTLATAACVSKQWNQTALDERLWELICTKHNRNQQQQLRAVVLALGGFRRLYSLYLWPLSKPSPPPSSSSSTPTSAWPCLPPPPTRPLKYAATNTRWGKDEVNLSLSLLSIRYYEKMNFKANKST